A genomic segment from Rahnella aceris encodes:
- the uriH gene encoding uridine-preferring nucleoside hydrolase UriH translates to MVKKIILDCDPGHDDAIAMLLAHGNPEIELLAVTTVVGNQTLEKVTRNALAVARVINLTGVPFAAGATRPLVRQIEVADEIHGESGLDGPVLPEAVITLEPVHAIDLIIDLIMSHPPKTITLVPTGGLTNIAMAVRKEPRIAERVKEVVLMGGGYHVGNWSAVAEFNIKIDPEAAHIVFNEKWPLTMVGLDLTHQALATPEVAARIAAVGTQPAKFVGELLEFFGLSYKDRQGFDSPPVHDPCAVAYVIDPNVMTVQKVPVDIELTGTLTLGMTVADFRVPAPPDCHTQVAVKLDHQRFWDLIVDALERIGEVKY, encoded by the coding sequence ATGGTCAAAAAGATCATCCTTGATTGCGATCCGGGGCACGACGACGCTATCGCGATGTTACTGGCTCACGGTAACCCGGAAATTGAGTTGCTGGCCGTTACTACGGTCGTCGGCAATCAAACGCTGGAGAAAGTCACCCGCAATGCCCTTGCCGTGGCGCGTGTTATTAATCTGACCGGCGTGCCGTTTGCGGCGGGCGCAACCCGTCCGCTGGTGCGTCAGATTGAAGTGGCTGACGAAATCCACGGCGAATCAGGTCTTGACGGGCCGGTGCTGCCGGAAGCCGTCATTACGCTGGAGCCGGTTCACGCTATCGATTTGATCATTGATTTGATCATGTCTCATCCACCGAAAACTATCACGCTGGTACCCACTGGCGGGCTGACCAACATAGCCATGGCGGTGCGCAAAGAACCGCGCATTGCTGAACGCGTGAAGGAAGTCGTGCTGATGGGCGGCGGTTATCACGTGGGTAACTGGAGTGCGGTCGCAGAATTCAATATCAAGATTGACCCTGAAGCCGCGCATATCGTGTTCAACGAAAAATGGCCGCTGACCATGGTCGGACTGGATTTAACCCATCAGGCGCTGGCGACACCAGAAGTCGCCGCGCGCATTGCCGCTGTGGGTACTCAGCCCGCTAAATTTGTCGGTGAGTTGCTGGAGTTCTTTGGTCTGAGCTACAAAGACCGTCAGGGCTTTGATTCTCCACCGGTTCATGATCCTTGTGCTGTGGCTTACGTGATTGATCCGAACGTAATGACCGTGCAAAAAGTGCCGGTGGATATCGAACTGACCGGCACTTTAACGCTGGGCATGACAGTAGCCGATTTCCGCGTCCCAGCTCCGCCGGATTGCCATACACAAGTGGCAGTTAAACTTGATCATCAGCGTTTCTGGGATCTGATCGTCGATGCGCTGGAGCGTATCGGCGAAGTAAAATACTGA
- a CDS encoding YaiI/YqxD family protein: protein MQIWVDADACPNVIKEVLFRAAERTGMMVTLVANQIIRTPPSKFLRTLRVEAGFDVADNEIVKRTEPGDLVITADIPLAAEVIEKGGVALNPRGERYTTETIKERLNMRDFMDTMRASGVQTGGPPALNQRDRQQFANELDKWLQHAKK from the coding sequence ATGCAAATCTGGGTTGATGCAGACGCCTGTCCGAACGTCATTAAAGAAGTGCTGTTCCGCGCCGCGGAACGCACCGGCATGATGGTGACACTGGTTGCCAACCAGATCATCCGCACACCGCCGTCAAAATTCCTGCGCACCTTACGCGTAGAAGCGGGTTTCGACGTTGCGGATAACGAAATTGTGAAACGCACCGAACCCGGCGATCTGGTGATCACCGCCGATATTCCGCTGGCAGCGGAAGTGATTGAAAAAGGTGGTGTTGCGCTCAACCCACGCGGCGAGCGTTACACGACTGAAACCATTAAAGAACGTCTGAATATGCGTGATTTCATGGACACCATGCGCGCCAGCGGCGTACAGACCGGCGGACCACCCGCGCTTAATCAGCGCGACCGCCAGCAATTTGCCAATGAACTGGATAAGTGGCTGCAACACGCTAAAAAATAA
- the hemF gene encoding oxygen-dependent coproporphyrinogen oxidase encodes MSFQSTSASLPVSQSIPDIQQVKTFLLKLQDHICQQLAAADGNGQFSEDQWVREEGGGGQSRVLTHGAVFEQAGVNFSHVAGATLPASATAHRPELAGRSFQAMGVSLVIHPLNPYVPTSHANVRFFIAEKPGEAPVWWFGGGFDLTPYYGFEEDARHWHLTAQQLCQPFGDDVYPKYKKWCDDYFFIKHRNEARGIGGLFFDDLNSPDFDTSFSFMQAVGNGFTDAYLPIVEKRKALPWGERERQFQLYRRGRYVEFNLVWDRGTLFGLQTGGRTESILMSMPPLVRWEYGYQPEEGSPEAALYSDFLPVRDWLAEKGLSENGAPN; translated from the coding sequence ATGTCTTTTCAGTCAACGTCTGCGAGTTTGCCCGTGAGCCAATCCATTCCCGACATCCAGCAAGTTAAAACTTTCCTGCTTAAGCTCCAGGATCATATTTGCCAGCAACTGGCCGCCGCTGATGGCAACGGCCAGTTCTCTGAAGATCAATGGGTACGGGAAGAAGGTGGCGGCGGCCAGAGCCGGGTGCTGACCCATGGCGCAGTGTTTGAACAGGCGGGGGTAAACTTCTCGCATGTTGCCGGTGCCACCCTGCCTGCCTCAGCAACCGCGCATCGCCCCGAACTGGCTGGTCGCAGTTTTCAGGCGATGGGCGTTTCACTGGTTATTCATCCGCTGAATCCTTATGTGCCAACCAGCCACGCCAACGTACGCTTTTTCATTGCGGAAAAGCCCGGCGAAGCACCGGTCTGGTGGTTTGGCGGTGGCTTTGACCTCACGCCTTATTACGGTTTTGAAGAAGATGCCCGCCACTGGCACCTGACAGCACAACAACTTTGCCAGCCGTTTGGCGATGATGTGTACCCGAAATACAAAAAGTGGTGCGACGATTACTTCTTTATCAAACACCGCAACGAAGCACGCGGTATCGGCGGCTTATTCTTTGATGACCTGAATTCGCCGGATTTCGACACCAGCTTCAGCTTTATGCAGGCCGTGGGCAACGGCTTTACCGACGCTTATCTGCCCATAGTGGAAAAACGTAAAGCCCTGCCGTGGGGCGAACGCGAGCGCCAGTTCCAGCTTTACCGCCGTGGCCGCTACGTCGAATTCAATCTGGTGTGGGATCGCGGAACACTGTTTGGTCTGCAAACCGGTGGCCGTACAGAATCCATTTTAATGTCGATGCCGCCGCTGGTGCGCTGGGAATACGGCTATCAACCTGAAGAAGGCAGCCCGGAGGCCGCGCTTTACAGCGATTTCCTGCCAGTTCGCGACTGGCTGGCTGAAAAGGGCTTATCTGAAAACGGAGCGCCAAACTGA